Proteins encoded in a region of the Rutidosis leptorrhynchoides isolate AG116_Rl617_1_P2 chromosome 9, CSIRO_AGI_Rlap_v1, whole genome shotgun sequence genome:
- the LOC139866122 gene encoding protein pleiotropic regulatory locus 1-like: MPGTTMDPELPVEPQSLKKLSFKSLKRSLDLFSPTHSQLPPPDPNSKKIRLSHKLHVEYGGIKTGSNQPVKHSLHNSIAPSSSNALVLAGTGSSKKAGTQSDLITTPAQQKNLGYGNLTGKSTAVVPVHGTSERNLSTAALMEKIPSRWPRPVWHAPWKNYRVISGHLGWVRSIAFDPSNEWFCTGSADRTIKIWDVGTGELRLTLTGHIEQVRGLAVSTRHTYMFSAGDDKLVKCWDLEQNKVIRSYHGHLSGVYCLALHPTIDVLLTGGRDSVCRVWDIRSKMQIHSLSGHDNTVCSVFTRPTDPQVVTGSHDSTIKFWDLRYGKTMATLTHHKKSVRALAQHPTEDSFASASADNTKKFSLPKGEFLHNMLSQQKTIINAMTVNQDGVLATGGDNGSLWFWDWKSGHSFQQSQTIVQPGSLDSEAGIYALAYDQTGSRLVTCEADKTIKMWKEDQNATPETHPVNFKPPKDIRRF, encoded by the exons ATGCCTGGAACAACGATGGATCCTGAACTTCCGGTGGAGCCACAATCTCTGAAAAAACTCAGTTTTAAATCTCTAAAACGTTCTCTCGATCTTTTTTCTCCTACTCATTCTCAGTTGCCTCCTCCAGATCCCAACAG CAAGAAGATACGCTTAAGCCACAAG TTACATGTTGAATACGGTGGAATAAAAACCGGTTCCAATCAGCCTGTGAAGCATTCACTGCATAATTCAATTGCGCCTTCGAGCTCAAATGCGCTTGTACTAGCAG GAACTGGAAGTTCTAAAAAAGCTGGTACACAGAGCGATTTAATTACTACTCCTGCTCAACAAAAGAACCT TGGATATGGTAATTTGACTGGCAAGAGTACTGCTGTTGTTCCTGTTCATGGGACTTCAGAAAG GAATCTTTCAACTGCAGCCCTTATGGAAAAAATCCCTAGTAGGTGGCCACGTCCTGTATGGCATGCTCCGTGGAAAAATTACAGA GTCATTAGTGGCCATTTGGGATGGGTGAGATCTATCGCATTTGATCCTAGTAATGAGTGGTTCTGTACAGGCTCTGCTGATCGAACGATTAAG ATTTGGGATGTTGGAACTGGAGAATTAAGGTTGACACTAACTGGGCATATAGAACAAGTTCGAG GTCTTGCTGTTAGCACCAGGCATACTTACATGTTCTCTGCTGGTGATGACAAACTAGTTAAATGTTGGGACCTAGAACAGAACAAG GTTATTCGGTCATATCATGGCCATCTTAGTGGTGTATACTGCTTGGCCCTTCATCCCACTATCGATGTTTTGCTAACAGGGGGTCGTGATTCTGTTTGCCGG GTATGGGACATTCGCAGCAAGATGCAAATTCATTCTTTATCAGGACATGATAATACAGTGTGTTCAGTTTTTACTCGACCCACA GATCCTCAAGTTGTAACTGGCTCCCATGATTCAACGATAAAGTTCTGGGATCTTAGATAcg GTAAAACAATGGCTACTCTCACTCATCACAAGAAATCTGTCCGTGCATTGGCCCAGCATCCTACCGA GGATAGCTTTGCTTCTGCATCAGCCGACAACACAAAAAAGTTCAGCCTTCCAAAAGGAGAGTTTTTGCACAACATGCT TTCGCAACAGAAGACCATAATCAATGCAATGACGGTCAATCAAGACGGCGTCTTGGCTACTGGAG GTGATAATGGGAGTCTGTGGTTTTGGGATTGGAAAAGTGGTCATAGCTTCCAACAATCCCAAACAATCGTGCAACCTG GGTCATTGGACAGCGAGGCTGGAATTTATGCACTAGCTTACGACCAAACAGGCTCTAGGCTGGTTACATGTGAAGCAGACAAAACAATTAAAATGTGGAAAGAAGACCAAAATGCTACCCCTGAAACTCACCCTGTCAACTTCAAGCCCCCGAAAGATATTCGTAGGTTTTGA
- the LOC139866557 gene encoding uncharacterized protein isoform X1: MNPELKSIEARLQSFLIQLHSEVGVLDRIVHRNKNQHRRSSYFQYLSKVSRDCKLLQSTNVVELVNSCFLVINGNRPKQKVQLLESLKRRKCDGGKYNFLMRLQGVARLLSQSMKPPSAAPTGNEHQIEANKVITELIFIVRRSTNEL; the protein is encoded by the exons ATGAATCCCGAGCTTAAATCGATTGAAGCACGATTGCAATCTTTCCTTATTCAACTTCATTCAGAAGTAGGAGTGCTTGATAGAATCGTTCACAGAAATAAAAACCAGCATCGAAGAAGCTCGTATTTCCAGTACCTATCGAAG GTGAGTAGAGACTGTAAGCTTCTTCAGTCGACCAATGTGGTTGAACTCGTTAACTCGTGTTTTCTTGTTATTAACGGGAATCGACCAAAGCAAAAGGTGCAACTATTAGAAAG TTTGAAGAGAAGAAAATGTGATGGTGGCAAATATAACTTTCTGATGCGACTTCAGGGTGTTGCACGCCTACTTTCACAG TCCATGAAGCCACCGTCAGCCGCCCCAACCGGAAACGAACATCAAATCG AAGCAAATAAGGTGATTACGGAATTGATATTTATTGTACGTCGTAGTACAAATGAACTTTAA
- the LOC139866557 gene encoding UDP-arabinose 4-epimerase 1-like isoform X2, whose product MNFNKPRSQPKPTRSYALGGVDHTEPIKKKGFVRKIALATTLIVLCIFMLKQSPSFRTPSPFSQHETGIIHVLVTGGAGYIGSHATLRLLKDSYRVTIVDNLSRGSIGAVKVLIFKTYFQNLGDFNSFTLIWEMQKPYPFKH is encoded by the exons ATGAACTTTAATAAGCCAAGAAGTCAGCCAAAGCCTACCCGGTCTTATGCTTTAGGAG GTGTGGATCATACAGAGCCAATCAAGAAAAAAGGATTTGTAAGAAAGATTGCATTGGCTACAACCCTTATAGTATTGTGCATTTTCATGCTCAAACAATCCCCTAGTTTTAGAACCCCTAGCCCA TTCTCACAGCACGAAACAGGAATAATTCACGTTTTAGTAACTGGAGGTGCTGGCTATATTGGTTCTCATGCTACATTACGCCTTTTGAAAGACTCTTATCGAGTGACTATAGTG GACAATCTTTCTCGTGGAAGCATAGGTGCGGTTAAAGTCTTGATCTTCAAGACTTATTTCCAGAACCTGGGAGACTTTAATTCATTTACGCTGATTTGGGAGATGCAAAAGCCGTATCCTTTTAAACATTGA